The Spinacia oleracea cultivar Varoflay chromosome 2, BTI_SOV_V1, whole genome shotgun sequence DNA segment TCTGAGGAGTGCTCTGCTTCATCTTCTGCGTCATCCACGGAAGGGTCAGAAGGTGATTCCTCGTCTTCATCTTCTTCGGAGGAGGAGGAAGAGccaagaaagagaaagaggaagAAGTCCTCGAAGAAGGCCTCGAAGAAGGCCTCAAAAAAGGCCTCGAAGAAGGTAAATTTTAGTATTTTAAGTAATACtaaattattgttttaaattaaataagtattatttgcaataaaatataaattttaataaatttagtaTTATGTTAAATAAGAGCTTTAACAGGTTTGCGTAATATATTTTCAGGTTTCGAAGAAAAAGAGCAAGAGTGCCGGGGAGATTGTCAAGGCACGTAATCGTGTTGTCTTGACGCATTTACGAACTTGTGAAAAGGTAAATTGTGTTATTTATGTTAGATTTAACATTTGAGTATTAGAATTTCTTTAGTAATGTATTATAAAAGttatataatttataaaagtgtatgtattatttttaaaatatttcttAATCAGGCCCCTAAAATTATTTGCCGGGTCGAGTCGTTCGTCAAGTTAATCAAGAAACTGGATGATTCAAGACGGGAAGAAGTAGAGAAAATGGGTTTCTCGGGGTTGTTGGAAATGAAGTTGGGGAAGTTGGACAGGAGGTTCTGTTACTGGTTGATGACCAGGGTAGATGCTGAGGGGCATGTAGAGTTTGGGGATGGGAATGTGTTCCGGTTTACCCCGCAACATGTTCAGAGTATTTTTGGGCTGCCAATGGGAACGAAGGATGTTCCTGCACCTGTGGCAATTGATTGGAAGGATCAGCAAATGGTACGTCCTGCCATTGAGCTATTTAAGATGTACGGTACTGGAGTTGCTGATCCTTCgaaggatatggtgttgttggcgAAGGTAGCCAAAGTTGTGGAGGGGGAGAAAGATTCAGCGGGGGAGGTTATACCTCTAAGTACCCCTGGTGAGAAGCTAGCATTTAGGAATGCGTTCTTGGCTGTGGTAGTGGGCCACTTACTTTGCCCTACAGCCATGTGCACCAACCTGTCACACAAATTGATGGTTGTGGTTTCGTTGGGTGGTGTGGCAGAGGAGTACGATTGGTGCACGTGGACTTATAATAGGCTGATGGAACGTGTGGAAgtgtttttgaagagtttttaCGATGATGGTTATGCTCGTGGATGCGGTGGCTATGTTGTGGCCTTAATGGTAAGATTTGTGTcacattttaatttatttatttgattttataTAACTGCAAATCTAGTTCTAATACTTGTTTGACTAAATTTGCAGATTTTTTACCTTGATCGCTTGGCGGGAACCCCCGTTGATGTAGAACCTTTACCTAGGTTGAAGGTTTGGGGGAACCTGGAAGTGAAAAAAGCAATCAAGAGAGACAAGAGAAAAGGATATGACTATGGTAGATCCAAGGTAATACAAAATTACTTGATGTTTGATTGAAAAATATTTAGTTACGTTGTAATTAACGAGGTACTTATGTATTTGCAGTCAAAGAAGGTGGTTTATGATGGTGAAGTGAGAAACAGTGTTAGTGGCCTGACAAACAAGGAAGTTGACAGGCAGATTGAAATTGTGGATGAGTCGTTGACCGGCAAGGGCACGGAAACTGATCCTAGCAGGGCAGATGTTGGCAATGCAGGGGGAAACGCTGGTGTTTCCCTCTTAGGAAATCTAAGTAGAGATAGTGCCGCTGTACAAGAACTGGCGCATCAGGTAATTTATGTGCAAATCAAGAAACttgtttgattgaatttagatTGAGTTTTTGTGTTATTGTTGGTTAGGGTTAGTGTAATTTAAGTACAAACCCGAGCGTATGATTGTTTTGGATGTTGAGTTGAGTTGAGTTGTTTTGGTGCACCATGTTTGGTTTGTGCAGGTACTTGAGTTGTTCAAACCCGAGTTGGAGCGTATGATTGTGAATGCTGTGTCCGAGAGGGAATGGTTAGCTAGCGGTAGTGGTATGGGTGTTGGTGGTGATGGCAGTGGGTGGGGTGGTAGTTTGGTTGGCACTGGGGGGTTTGCTGGCAGTGGTTGGGTTGGGCCTCGTGGTGGGTTGGTTGGCACTAGTGGGTTGGTTGGCACTAGTGGGTTTGGGGGCACTAGGCGGTTTATTGGCAGAGGTGATTACGGTGTTGGTACGAGTATGGGAATGGGAAGAGGGGGTGGTGGTATGGGAATTGGAAGAGGGCCTTATGGTTTTCTTGGGGGTATGGGAAGAGGGGGTGGTGATGATGTAAGTGTAGGTCTAGGTCTAGGTCCTCCTGGGTTTGAGAACGCTCCTCACGATGCTGCTGCTCGAGCACCGATCGCCTTTGATGCATTTGCAAGTGGAAAGAATTCAGGAGGATCAGGAGGATCAGGAGGTTCAGGAGGTTCAGGTGGAAAGTACATTGCTGGTGGGGGTTACTCAGCAGGGGATTCTGGTTCGTTCCACTATAACATTGGTGGTGGGGGTGGCGGTGTTTCAGCTGCTGTTTCGAACGGTCTCTCGACTGCTGCGGCACCTGTTCAGGTCGAGGAAGGTCCTGTTGGGAAGGTTGGAATGGTGGCAGCTTCGTGTGTGAAGCTAGCTAATCAACTTTCGTCTGAGGAGATGCTAGACTCTACAACTGGATCTTCAAAGAAATCAGACGCCGCAGCCGTTCCACCGCAGCCGCCGTTCCACCAGAAAGTTGAGCCAGTGACAAATGTTGAGCAAGTGACAATTGTAGataaaggaaaagagaaagaaaaagagaacgAGCCAACAATTACTCCCGGGACTGGGCCCAAGAGAGTGACTAAGCCTGCGTTGTCTTCTGCTGTGTATGAGTTGTCTACGAATCCACAGAGAATTACAGCGTTTGCAAACCGTGTCCTTGTATTCATCCGATCTTGGCGGTCATCAAGGAACATCCCCACCTGGTATGAATATTTAAATAAATCGtttacgtttatttatattttttgaatGTGGCTCTAAATTGTTACCACACATTGATGGCGAGCCAATGTGTGAGTTCCGGGTATGTTCGGATGGCGTCCTTTCTGTACACTAAGGTGTGGAGGGTGAAGGAGTTCGTTGGAAAGAGTGAAAGGGTATTGCTGACTCCTGATTTTGCCGTAAGTATTGTCGGGttaactttatttttctttcccatCTATGTTGTTGGTTTGTAATATCTGACTGTTGTTTTTCTTGGTTCAAAGTTAAGGGTATTGGAACCCAGAGACTCCAACTACATCATAGGCACCAAGTACGGCAAGGTTCTGAAAAACATCTCGTTTAATTCTCTAGCGACGGTATGTTTTATGGTTTAATATATGTGTGGTTAATTTTTAAGTGAAGCAGTTATAACGGGACACCTGTGTGTTACAGGTATTTGTCCCCGTACTGGTCAAAGAACATTGGTGGGGTGTCTGTTTTGACATTAAGGGGAAGGCAATAAGATTGATTGATTCGATCTTCAAAAACCCAGCGGAGAAACATGCCGATAACCTTAATGATCTGGTAAATGCTGAGGACTTGACTTTGTATTGATTTTCATAAATTTGTAGGAGTTTGTTGGAGTTAAATATGTGAATATTGGTATACTCGTACCAGGTTAATGCAATGGACACCATGTTCGAGGTGAATGTACCTGGATACCAGACAGGGACAATGAGAAATTGGCGTACTGAGTTCATCAACATAGCAGGCAATGTGGACAAGTAAGTATATATGCGGTTTATTTGTGCCTGTAAAGTTTATTACTTGTTTGACTTAAAAATGTGTAAATGTGTTGTAGTAAGTCGTGCGGGGTTATAATGTTAAGCTGCATGAAGGCATGTGCGCCTCGGTTCGTGGCACAGTATGAAGTGGTAAGTATAATTTtctcaacttcaacttcaagaTTTTGGTCCAACATAGTAGTAGGACTTACATTTTTCCTGATTTTGTAGCATGATTTGGTGAAATTAAGAACGACCTTAATGCTTGACGACTTGCTGTCGGAATACAATGACGTGACTTACGCCATTCTTGAAGCAATGCTGCCTCGAGCTAGGACAAGGGGGGGTAGTAGTGGTTTGCCCTAAACTGGTTCTTGGATGATTTGCAGGATAATGTGGGTGATCATAGTTGTTGGATAAATTGTTATTAATTTGTAAATTTGGTAGTTGGAAGACTTTGTTGAATATTTAGGATGTATGTTGTTGGAAGACTTTAGGATAATATTGCATCATGGAtaatattgttgttgttgttgcgatTTAGGATCGATTTAGGATCATGGATAATATTGCAGTTG contains these protein-coding regions:
- the LOC130467643 gene encoding uncharacterized protein, with the protein product MGMGRGGGGMGIGRGPYGFLGGMGRGGGDDVSVGLGLGPPGFENAPHDAAARAPIAFDAFASGKNSGGSGGSGGSGGSGGKYIAGGGYSAGDSGSFHYNIGGGGGGVSAAVSNGLSTAAAPVQVEEGPVGKVGMVAASCVKLANQLSSEEMLDSTTGSSKKSDAAAVPPQPPFHQKVEPVTNVEQVTIVDKGKEKEKENEPTITPGTGPKRVTKPALSSAVYELSTNPQRITAFANRVLVFIRSWRSSRNIPTWYEYLNKSFTFIYIF
- the LOC110776236 gene encoding uncharacterized protein → MASQCVSSGYVRMASFLYTKVWRVKEFVGKSERVLLTPDFALRVLEPRDSNYIIGTKYGKVLKNISFNSLATVFVPVLVKEHWWGVCFDIKGKAIRLIDSIFKNPAEKHADNLNDLVNAMDTMFEVNVPGYQTGTMRNWRTEFINIAGNVDNKSCGVIMLSCMKACAPRFVAQYEVHDLVKLRTTLMLDDLLSEYNDVTYAILEAMLPRARTRGGSSGLP